From a region of the Pan paniscus chromosome 19, NHGRI_mPanPan1-v2.0_pri, whole genome shotgun sequence genome:
- the INCA1 gene encoding protein INCA1 isoform X1, with amino-acid sequence MNDFFSIILPAPKRRLTTQPSPVMQVQDDGVNLIPFAKCSRVVSRSPPPRLPSQSLRPMPQRYGDVFWKNLNQRPSPTWLEEQHIPPTLRATGCSQLGLYPPEQLPPPEMLWRRKKRRPCLEGMQQQGLGGVPARVRAVTYHLEDLRRRQSIINELKKAQWGSSGAASEPVVLGEEGCGFPSTNEYPDLEEERATYPQEENRFLTPGRAQLLWSPWSPLDQEEACASRQLHSLASFSTVTARRNPLHNPWGMELAASEE; translated from the exons ATGAATGACTTCTTTTCCATTATCCTCCCAGCACCAAAAAGGAGACTAACTACCCAGCCCAGTCCAGTCATGCAGGTGCAGGATGATGGAGTCAACCTCATCCCCTTTGCCAA GTGTTCCAGGGTGGTCAGCCGATCTCCACCCCCAAGGTTGCCTTCCCAGAGCCTCAGACCCATGCCCCAGCGTTATGGAGATGTCTTCTGGAAGAACCTTAATCAAAGGCCCAG CCCCACTTGGCTGGAGGAGCAGCACATTCCACCCACGCTG AGAGCCACTGGTTGCTCCCAGCTTGGTCTGTATCCTCCTGAGCAGCTCCCACCCCCTGAAATGCtttggagaagaaagaagaggaggccATGTTTGGAAGGAATGCAGCAGCAGGGCCTTGGGGGAGTCCCCGCCCGGGTGAGGGCTGTCACTTACCACCTGGAGGACCTAAGAAGGCGTCAGAGCATCATCAACGA ACTGAAGAAGGCCCAGTGGGGCAGCTCTGGGGCTGCATCTGAGCCAGTGGTGCTTGGCGAAGAGGGCTGTGGATTCCCCAGCACCAATGAATACCCTGATCTGGAAGAGGAGAGAGCAACCTATCCACAGGAAGAGAACCGTTTTCTCACTCCTGGCAGGGCCCAG CTGCTTTGGTCTCCCTGGAGTCCCCTGGATCAGGAGGAGGCTTGTGCCTCCAGGCAGCTGCACTCTCTGGCCTCGTTCAGCACTGTCACAGCCAGAAGGAACCCCCTTCACAATCCCTGGGGGATGGAGTTGGCAGCGTCTGAAGAGTAA
- the INCA1 gene encoding protein INCA1 isoform X2 has product MQVQDDGVNLIPFAKCSRVVSRSPPPRLPSQSLRPMPQRYGDVFWKNLNQRPSPTWLEEQHIPPTLRATGCSQLGLYPPEQLPPPEMLWRRKKRRPCLEGMQQQGLGGVPARVRAVTYHLEDLRRRQSIINELKKAQWGSSGAASEPVVLGEEGCGFPSTNEYPDLEEERATYPQEENRFLTPGRAQLLWSPWSPLDQEEACASRQLHSLASFSTVTARRNPLHNPWGMELAASEE; this is encoded by the exons ATGCAGGTGCAGGATGATGGAGTCAACCTCATCCCCTTTGCCAA GTGTTCCAGGGTGGTCAGCCGATCTCCACCCCCAAGGTTGCCTTCCCAGAGCCTCAGACCCATGCCCCAGCGTTATGGAGATGTCTTCTGGAAGAACCTTAATCAAAGGCCCAG CCCCACTTGGCTGGAGGAGCAGCACATTCCACCCACGCTG AGAGCCACTGGTTGCTCCCAGCTTGGTCTGTATCCTCCTGAGCAGCTCCCACCCCCTGAAATGCtttggagaagaaagaagaggaggccATGTTTGGAAGGAATGCAGCAGCAGGGCCTTGGGGGAGTCCCCGCCCGGGTGAGGGCTGTCACTTACCACCTGGAGGACCTAAGAAGGCGTCAGAGCATCATCAACGA ACTGAAGAAGGCCCAGTGGGGCAGCTCTGGGGCTGCATCTGAGCCAGTGGTGCTTGGCGAAGAGGGCTGTGGATTCCCCAGCACCAATGAATACCCTGATCTGGAAGAGGAGAGAGCAACCTATCCACAGGAAGAGAACCGTTTTCTCACTCCTGGCAGGGCCCAG CTGCTTTGGTCTCCCTGGAGTCCCCTGGATCAGGAGGAGGCTTGTGCCTCCAGGCAGCTGCACTCTCTGGCCTCGTTCAGCACTGTCACAGCCAGAAGGAACCCCCTTCACAATCCCTGGGGGATGGAGTTGGCAGCGTCTGAAGAGTAA